The following proteins come from a genomic window of Salvia hispanica cultivar TCC Black 2014 chromosome 4, UniMelb_Shisp_WGS_1.0, whole genome shotgun sequence:
- the LOC125218193 gene encoding receptor-like protein EIX2 codes for MPLAIHMEQVKEVDHQQQPTPYGYKAIKCLQPKKKAKWMHNAEVAEANLLIEKLTTKLIVEGLNPTGQNWHGLKPAPSVVVGGGRVRFMVQMNPRETTIVSWIKHLKEVNLSEPEGPDPSAPGLGLFRTGLGLFRRGSFEGLLGSDNQISGTIPSLSSSSIEIIDLSYNQFSGHIPLFPANAVNIQLSGNKFSGTISSICKTSHNGLMFLDRSNNQLVGKVPDCWEKLPNLHSLNLASNKFSGEIPPSLGNLQNSVALQMHGKESGYKTNLEFLKLIDFSSNRLKGNIPKSFSNMKELNSLNLSRNSLSGSIIPDIGKMEMLDSLDLSQNQLSGKIPTSLAEIYTLGFLDLSNNSLFGKIPTSTQLQSFSASAYAGNNGLCGDPLPKCTEDSLRPSTTNPPDNMNEKDNNSFFLMQEVDISMVFGFIIGLWEVVGSFVLKKSWRDAFFNWLDVAGDWFYVKGGVLVSKFRPS; via the exons ATGCCTCTAGCAATTCACATGGAACAAGTTAAAGAAGTTGATCACCAGCAGCAACCTACACCATATGGATACAAAGCCATCAAATGTTTGCAACCGAAAAAGAAAGCAAAATGGATGCACAATGCCGAGGTGGCAGAAGCTAATCTTCTCATTGAGAAGCTG ACCACAAAATTGATTGTGGAAGGCCTGAATCCGACGGGCCAGAATTGGCACGGTTTGAAACCGGCGCCATCGGTTGTGGTCGGCGGCGGCCGGGTGAGGTTTATGGTGCAGATGAATCCTCGGGAGACCACGATTGTTTCTTGGATAAAGCATCTCAAAGAGGTCAATTTGAGTGAGCCCGAAGGGCCTGATCCGTCTGCTCCGG GTCTTGGCCTGTTCCGCACCGGTCTTGGGCTCTTCCGTCGTGGATCCTTCGAGGGCCTGCTGGGCTCTG ACAATCAAATAAGTGGTACAATTCCGAGTCTCTCATCCTCCTCCATTGAGATCATAGATCTTAGTTATAATCAATTCTCAGGTCATATACCATTATTCCCTGCCAATGCTGTCAATATTCAGTTGAGTGGAAATAAGTTCTCTGGTACAATTTCATCTATTTGCAAAACTAGCCACAATGGCCTTATGTTCCTTGATCGCTCCAATAATCAGTTGGTTGGAAAGGTTCCCGACTGCTGGGAGAAATTGCCGAACTTACACTCCCTCAATTTGGCTAGCAACAAGTTTTCAGGTGAAATTCCTCCTTCTTTGGGCAATTTACAAAACTCTGTTGCACTGCAGATGCATG GTAAGGAATCAGGATACAAGACAAATCTCGAGTTTCTCAAACTCATTGATTTTTCAAGTAATAGATTGAAGGGGAACATACCCAAATCATTTTCCAATATGAAGGAATTAAATTCCTTGAATCTATCAAGAAATAGTTTGTCGGGAAGTATAATTCCAGATATTGGTAAAATGGAGATGCTAGATTCTCTTGATCTATCACAAAACCAACTCTCTGGCAAGATACCAACAAGTTTGGCAGAAATATACACTCTTggttttcttgatttgtcGAACAACAGTTTGTTTGGAAAAATTCCAACGAGTACTCAACTTCAGAGCTTCAGTGCATCCGCTTATGCCGGTAATAATGGTCTCTGTGGCGACCCTCTGCCAAAGTGCACCGAAGATAGCTTGAGGCCATCCACCACTAATCCACCGGATAACATGAATGAGAAAGACAACAATAGCTTCTTTCTTATGCAAGAAGTTGATATATCAATGGTCTTTGGTTTTATCATTGGATTATGGGAAGTTGTTGGTTCATTTGTACTGAAGAAATCATGGAGAGATGCATTCTTCAACTGGTTGGACGTTGCTGGAGATTGGTTCTACGTCAAAGGTGGTGTGCTTGTATCCAAATTCAGACCAAGTTGA